A DNA window from Gasterosteus aculeatus chromosome 16, fGasAcu3.hap1.1, whole genome shotgun sequence contains the following coding sequences:
- the cd302 gene encoding CD302 antigen: protein MDTVPLLGSVLLLCVQLHIGVTGDCPADGRTWVPFGDGCYYFVHGSEDKIKSYTFERAKTLCQGFELLSIQSAEENDFVVKYSPEVWKNNVNVWLGMYYDTNSDGMRWFGERPVGFRNWEDGSFPSDLVPLDTCVALHANTGKWENVSCVDQTENGVVCETDQNAEEAKPRPSALLTAMVILTVVAIIGVSAVIWFLHHRKSPGFPMLTAFEYHPPFRVLDEDRSCLVEAEETDSAP, encoded by the exons ATGGACACCGTCCCGCTCCTGGGCAGCgtgctgctgttgtgtgttCAGCTGCACATCGGTGTGACGGGAG ACTGCCCCGCTGATGGACGCACCTGGGTGCCGTTTGGAGACGGGTGTTACTACTTTGTCCACGGGTCAGAAGACAAAATCAAAAGCTACACTTTTGAGAGAGCGAAAACTCTCTGCCAAGGATTTG AGCTTTTGAGCATCCAGAGCGCTGAGGAAAATGACTTTGTCGTCAAATATAGCCCAGAGGTGTGGAAAAACAATGTCAACGTTTGGCTGGGGATGTATTACGACACGAACA GTGACGGCATGCGGTGGTTCGGTGAGCGACCGGTAGGATTCCGTAACTGGGAGGACGGCTCCTTCCCCTCGGACCTCGTGCCCTTGGATACGTGTGTAGCTCTGCACGCCAACACGGGGAAGTGGGAAAATGTCAGCTGCGTGGATCAGACGGAGAACGGAGTGGTCTGTGAGACGGATCAGA acgcCGAGGAAGCCAAGCCGA GACCGAGCGCACTGCTGACCGCCATGGTCATCCTCACCGTGGTGGCTATCATTGGAGTCTCGGCAGTTATTTGGTTCCTGCATCACAGGAAAAGTCCCGGCTTCCCGATGCTCACAGCGTTCGAGTACCACCCTCCGTTCCGGGTCCTGGACGAGGATCGCTCCTGcctggtggaggcggaggagaccGACAGCGCGCCGTAG